The following are encoded together in the Triticum dicoccoides isolate Atlit2015 ecotype Zavitan chromosome 6B, WEW_v2.0, whole genome shotgun sequence genome:
- the LOC119324926 gene encoding uncharacterized protein LOC119324926 isoform X2: MDSSRSRAPTSYAEGVHRQPAQCPDSPRSTTGDTIGCLQACLNIVMILAERLAFWKSVIAVIFLGVLEKEWLGMWGHGMAEVHGWLEESRRHECGHVDVIVTLIRFTAPMLHTKDSLEAKQGTREGEEENALKRGNDKFYRFVLRAR, from the exons A TGGACTCGTCGAGATCGAGGGCACCAACGTCATATGCCGAGGGCGTCCATCGACAACCTGCCCAATGTCCGGATTCACCGAGGAGTACAACTGGAGACACTATTGGTTGCCTGCAGGCCT GTCTGAATATCGTCATGATCTTGGCTGAGAGGCTGGCATTTTGGAAG TCTGTTATTGCCGTTATCTTCTTGGGAGTACTTGAGAAGGAGTGGCTGGGAATGTGGGGACACGGCATGGCAGAGGTGCATGGTTGGTTGGAGGAGTCACGGAGGCATGAATGTGGACATGTGGATGTTATCGTGACATTGATACGTTTCACTGCACCGATGCTGCATACCAAG GATTCGTTGGAAGCCAAACAGGGCACCCGAGAAGGAGAAGAGGAGAATGCTCTGAAGAGAGGAAATGATAAGTTTTATCGTTTTGTTTTAAGAGCAAGATAA
- the LOC119324926 gene encoding uncharacterized protein LOC119324926 isoform X1: protein MQNIDGRVNVVDSSRSRAPTSYAEGVHRQPAQCPDSPRSTTGDTIGCLQACLNIVMILAERLAFWKSVIAVIFLGVLEKEWLGMWGHGMAEVHGWLEESRRHECGHVDVIVTLIRFTAPMLHTKDSLEAKQGTREGEEENALKRGNDKFYRFVLRAR, encoded by the exons ATGCAAAATATTGATGGTCGGGTGAATGTAGTGGACTCGTCGAGATCGAGGGCACCAACGTCATATGCCGAGGGCGTCCATCGACAACCTGCCCAATGTCCGGATTCACCGAGGAGTACAACTGGAGACACTATTGGTTGCCTGCAGGCCT GTCTGAATATCGTCATGATCTTGGCTGAGAGGCTGGCATTTTGGAAG TCTGTTATTGCCGTTATCTTCTTGGGAGTACTTGAGAAGGAGTGGCTGGGAATGTGGGGACACGGCATGGCAGAGGTGCATGGTTGGTTGGAGGAGTCACGGAGGCATGAATGTGGACATGTGGATGTTATCGTGACATTGATACGTTTCACTGCACCGATGCTGCATACCAAG GATTCGTTGGAAGCCAAACAGGGCACCCGAGAAGGAGAAGAGGAGAATGCTCTGAAGAGAGGAAATGATAAGTTTTATCGTTTTGTTTTAAGAGCAAGATAA